The genomic window GCGGATTGAAAGGAGTTAATGATGGTATCACTGCTAAGCTTGCGTTGGCGTAAGCCACGGTTATCTCGCAGGATGGTTGCATAAATGATATCAAAAATCAGGGAAATCATTGGTGAATTGGTCAACACCAAGGGATTATTTGCCATTACATGATCTGGTGTAATGATTTTGATATCGATTAGATCGTTTATCTTAGGATTGTCATTTCCTGACAAGAGCATTGTCTTCACATTTTTCTTTTTGATATTAGACAGAAAAGGAATAACATCTTTACTTATAATGGATGGAACAACTGCAATTAGTAAAGAATCACTATTCATGTTTTCAATAGAAAGCTGTGCTTCTAACGATTCCTTCAAGGACATGACGTCTAAACCAATTTGTCTTAGCTTAAAGGCAAATTCATCACTGATAAAGGAAGTATTATAAATGGACAAGATGAATATTTTTCTAGAAAGAGTGATAGCTGACGCTGCATCCTCAATCGTTTTCTCGTCTAGTAACGCACAAGTGTTCAATAACATTTTTTGATAGTCATGTGTCACATATTCCAACAAATTCGAGTCATCAATGGACTCGTCGCTGATTTTATCAAATTGAGTATTGCTTTGAGCTAAAGCAATCTTGAATTTATTGAATCCTTTATAACCAATTTTTTTACAGAATCGGTTGATGCTGGCTTCAGAAGTGTTGATTTTTCTTGCAAGAGTAGTAATCGTATTCGTGATCACAAAATCAGGATTATCGATCACAAACTGACTTATTTCATACTCACTTGTCGTAAAAGTCGACTCAAGAGAAATAATTTTTAAAATTACCGCAGACTGCATAATGACACCTCTTCTAAAAGTTCTTATCCCTCATTATATCAGATAATCAGAAGGTGTGCGGCGATAAAAAGCTTGAAAAGAGCAAATACATAGAGAATCATCTAAATGATGGTAAAATATCAAAAATAATGAAAGTTATTGAACATAAAAAGGAAGCCAGTGGATGTGCTGTTCTGTTTGTTGTATGATTAAACATGATAGAATGGAAAGGAATTATTTGGCTATATAAATAGGCACTCAAAATAATACAGTTAAGGAGAATGACGTGTTTGAAAAGTGGTTTGCGAAAAAAGAAACGCAAGAAAACTTAAGCGAAAAGGCATCTTTCGAAGTGGTACTCGATAGAGAAAGTGTTTGTATGGGTGATGATGTGATGAGTCATAAGGAGACTAGATCTTTTTTGGAGAATATCAAGATTTCCGAGTTTATTAAGGTGTTAGTTGACTATGTTCCAAAGATGGCAAACTCGGTTTGGCTGATTTGGGGAGAACAGGAAATTATTGGTTACATTGATTTTGATGCATCAGGAAATGCAAAGATAGAGGTTGAAGGAGAAGATGCCTTTTTAGCGAAACGATTTTCGACTGCCGAAATGCCCTCAATTACATGTATTTATTACTACAGTGGTAAGTTCTCATGGGTGGATAAGATGGTAGGCGATACCTTGCTGGAAAAGGTCAAAGCGGCTCGAAGAGAGCCGGTGAATGCGAGAACCTTGTGAGAATTTTGTGTTCTCTTTGCATATTCTCTAGCGTATCAGTCTGTAATTTGCTACAATGAGTGGAGATTATTTTTTTAGAAAAGAGGAATTTAGACAATGATTGCAATCAGTGATCTTAAATCAGGTATGACCTTCGAGCAAGACGGAAAGTTAATTAAAGTATTGGAAGCAAGCCATCACAAACCTGGTAAAGGAAATACAGTAATGCGCATGAAGCTGAAGGATGTACGTTCCGGTTCAACAACTGAAACAACAATGCGTCCGGATGACAAAGTGAAAAAAGCACATATTGATACAAAGCCGGCACAATATTTGTATAGCCAAGACGATGTAGCGATTTTCATGGACATGGAAACATATGAGCAATACGAGATTCCAACAGAAACGATCGAAGAAGAGTTAAAATATCTTCTGGAAAACATGGAGATCAAAATTCAGTTCTACGGTTCTGAAGTGATTGGTATTACGTTGCCAACAACAGTTATCCTGACAGTTGCAGAAACACAGCCTTCTATCAAAGGTGCGACAGTAACTGGTTCCGGTAAACCTGCAACAATGGAAACAGGACTAGTTGTGAACGTTCCTGATTTCATTGAAAGCGGCGAAAAATTGGAAATCAACACACAAGAAGGTACGTACTTAAAACGTGCGAAATAAGAGAAAACATGGCTTTCAATGAAGCTTTGGGAGCTATAGAAAATCACCTGCGAAGTGACTGTTTTCAGTTTCTTCACAGGTGATTTTGATTTTATAGTTTTTTCGGGCATAGCAGCTTAAGAAACAAAGCTTATTTCATATCATCCTCAATGATCGCAATTCGTTCTTCAAAGCTCAGATTTTCATAAATCTGATGAAGCATCCATAGATTTTCACTCCTATAAATAGTTATTTTTCGAAATAAGTTTAAAGAATAAAGAATCAAGATATCCTTTGGATGGAAAAGTACAGATGGAATGATCAGGAAAGCTTGTGTATACTTTTCTGTGTTCTCTTTTTTTGATATGATAGGTAAAAAGATTGGACTAGTTCCATTTTCAGAAAAGAGGCCTATTTGAATATGGCAGTTACGATGAAAGATGTGGCAGAGCATGCAGGAGTATCTAAGAGCACTGTTTCTCAATATTTGAATAAACGCTATAACTATATGAGTGAAGAAACGAAAAGAAAAATTGAAGCAACGATCAAAGAATTGAACTATACACCAAATCAAATTGCGCGGAGCCTGAAGCAAAAGCGAACCAATGTGATTGCGATTGTAGCGGCTACGCTATCTTCGCGATTTACAACTGAGCTAGTGTCTACTATTGAAAAATTTTTTGCCGAAAAAGGTATAGATGTCATTGTTGCCAGTACAGATGATAAGCATGAAAAGGAATATAAATATGTAGAATCACTGATTTCCCGACAGGTAGATGGGGTAATTGTCTTTCCAACAGTTGAAAATCGCGGGTATTATCAAGGGTTGAAAGAAAAGAAATTTCCTTTAGTTTTTGTAGATAGAGAATTAGCTGGCAGCTTAGTAGATACAATTTTATTGGATAATCGAGCGGCTGGAAAAATGGCTACAGAATACTTGATTGAAAGAAATCATAAAAAAATAGGTATTTTGACTTTTCCATTAGGGAAAAACGATAGTATTACCACTAGAAGAGAACGGCTGAATGGCTATCTGGAAGCCTTAACGGAGTATAATATTTCCGTAGATAAAAAGATGATCATCCAAACAACCAGAGAACAAGTATTTGATCAGCTAGATCAATTATTTGCACAGAAGAACCATCCGACTGCATTGATTTTGACAAATGATATGCTATTGGAAGAAGCTCTTTTGTGGGCTAAAAACAGGAATGTAAGCTTACCGGAGGATGTATCGCTTATCAGTATTGATGATGTGTCCTTTGCTCACTTCTTTACGCCAACGATTACAACTATTTCTCAACCAGTTAGAGAAATGGGCGAGCAGGCGGCCACTCTTTTATTTCAGCAAATTCAAGGGGAGAATAGCAAGGATAGTCAAACCATACTATTTTTACCGGAATTGAAAAGTCGAGAATCTGTAAAAAAATTGTGAAAAGGGTTGCAATCAATAAGAAAAAGGATTATTATACAACTAAGCTTTAGATAAATCGGTTTAGTAAAGACCGATTTATCTTTTGAGCAAAAACTAAACCGGTTTAGTAAATATAAAAAGATAGGAGAAAGAAGATGGAAGGAAGTCAAAAAAGAAGGTTAGGAGATCGTTTTGCTGAATTTGCTGTTCGTATTGGTGGGGAGGTCCATTTGCAGGCTCTTCGTGATACATTTGCCATTTTAATGCCATTTTTCGTATTAGCAGGATTGGGAACATTGATTAACAGCGTGATTTTTCCATATATATTTACAGGTGATACTCTGAACAACCTAAAGGTTTGGGGAGCTTTGATCAATAATGCAACGCTGAATATTTGTGGACTACTTGTTGCCCCAATCTGTGCGTATACATTGGCACGCCATAAGAAGTTTACTAATGCAATTGGTGCAGCCGCAGTAGCTATTGCTGCTTTAATCACATTCATGCCGATTTCCAACACAATTATTCCGGTCGAAATGGAAGATGCTGTGGTAATTGAAGGGGTCGTATTATTCAAAAATCTTGGAACACAAAGTATGTTTGCAGGAGTGATTGTGGGACTGCTTGTAACAGAACTATTCATGAAACTGGCAAATAATAAAAAAATTCAAATCCCTATGGGAGAAAATGTTCCCCCTCAGGTTGGGAAATCTTTTGAAGCGATGATACCAACGATTTTGACGATTGCAGGCTGTGCTCTGATCTCTGCATGTTTGATTGTATTGGTCAAGATGGATCTGATTACATTGATTGCGACTATGATTCAAGAACCGCTAAGAAAAATCAATACCAGTTTACCTGGATTCTTATTGATATTCACCTTAGGAAATTTACTGTTCACTTTTGGGATCCATCAGGCAGTCATTTTTGGTACCGTTTTAGAGCCATTACTGATTGCCAATATCAATGATAATGCCTTAGCGTTTTCAAATGGAGAAACGCCACCTCATATTTTGACTAAGCCCTTTGTAACGGTATTTACACAAATGGGAGGAACTGGCTGTACGATTTCTTTGTTATTTGCCATTTTGATATTTTCGAAGTATCAGGCAAGCCGCAGAGTAGGACAGTTAGCTTTAGGACCGGGAATCTTCAATATCAATGAACCACTGATTTATGGATTCCCTATCGTCTTTAATCTCCCAATGATGATTCCTTTTGTAGGGATTCCTTTTCTATTTTCCATTATCGGTTATGTACTGACCTCAATTGGGTTTGTTGCGAAAACGGTCGTTTTTATCCCGTGGATGACTCCACCGTTGGTCAGTGGTTATTTGGCAACTGGTGGTGATTGGCGTGCAGTCATCATTCAAGTACTATTAATTGTGTTAGCAACTATTATTTACTTGCCGTTTTTACGAATCAGCGAGACAATTTCAAAGAAACAAGCAGTGGAAGGCTAACGCTTCTAAGAAAAGAGGAAAAGGCATGCGTATAGATTTTAGAAAAAATGTTCAAACAAAAGCAGAAAATTTTGACTTACTGATACAAGAACTGGGTGGCTTTATGGATGATTGGCAGGATGACCCCAAATGGTTATCAGGATGGCGACATAACTATTTTTGTGATCAAGATGGGACCTTCCTGAACTATGAACCAAGTCAGCCGAAAGAACATCGATGTACGACCTGTGGAAAAATCTATACAGATCAGAAAAAGAATAACGCATGGGTAACGATCACACGGAATAAAACTATTTCAGCAATGCGCTATGCAACGGTATTGTATTTAAAAACAGATCAGCAAAGGTATCTTGATTTTGTGAAAAAAACCTTGTTGTTCTATGCTCAAAATTATAATGAATTTCCTGTTCACATAAAAAATACTATCTTAACAGATATGGGTGAGTATGAACGAGTTCAGGGAGATATAGAAAAGGGGTTGGTTTATTTTGATCCTCGCACAACAGATTGGTTATTCGCCGATTATGAGATTCAGTTTCAAGGACCCGGTAAAATCATGGCTCAAGGACTATCGGAAGCGATAGCATTGATTCGAATGCTATTTTGTTATACGGTTCTTCAAGAAGAATTTGAGGAGGAAGAGAAGGAGCAGCTCGTCGAGCAATTGATTCGACCTGCCAGAATTTTTCTAAAACAGCAGCAGTTTATTGCACATAATATTACGCTTTGGCGAGAAACAGCGATTCAAATCATGGATTTGATTACAGGGGAATTTTCAGAGGAACAATTGCAACGACCTTATGGGATTTATGAGCATTTAAAAACAGGGCTGACAAAAGACGGTTTTTGGTACGAAGGTTCTGTTCACTATCATCATTATGTTTTAGAAGCATTAAGCTATTTAGCGTATTTCATGATGCTCTATGAAAAAAAAGATCAGTATTTAGAAGAGAGTATTACTGAAATGGCGATGTTCAGTTATCACTTGGCCTTTGAAACAGGGATTTTTCCTAATCCAAACGATGGTTGGCCAAACGTTAATTTGAAAACCTATTTGAATGTTTTTGAATTAGCTGCTGCCGCTTATGAAGAAAACCATACACTTCAAGATATTTACCAAGCAGTTAAACAACTAGCTATTCCAAGACAACCTTTGCCAATAGAAGATGAGCTTTATTTGGAAAATAGCTCAACAACAGGAGTACTGATCAATTGCTCTAAAAGATATACGAAACAAATAGAAAAAGGTACGAAGCATTTTACAAATTCCAAACTATCTGTCTTACGTAATAGGACATTCAACATCTTTATGAAATATGGCGTTCTTTCTCTCTCTCACGCTCACTTTGACCCATATTCTATAGAATTTACAGTGAAGGATGAACTGTTTTCTAAAGATTTATCAAATGTAGGGTATGGCAGTGAATTGGTTCATCGTTGGTATAATACGCCGTTGGGGCATAATTCGATCATAATTGATGAACAGTTTAATAATATTTTATACCATAGTGCATTAGAAGAAGCATCTGATACGAGCTTGACTGTTCGTAGTAATGACATTTATGAAGATACGCAAGTCTCTCGTAGCATTGATTTAAAAGAGCGTCGATTTACTGTATGCTCAAAGGTGAAAACGAAGAGAGAAAGCACCATTGATATTGTTCAGCATTTTGATAAAGAGTCATTGGTGATCATTAACGGAGAAAATTTGAGCGAAGCAAGGGAAATTCCACTTTATAAAGAACACTTAAATGAAGAAATCGTTCATTCAAGCAATAAAATGATAGATCAAAACACATTGGATTTACGAGATAATGAGACTAGAACAACTATTCATTTTAACTCAGAACGACCATTTACAGTGTATATTATGAAAACTGTTGGAAATCCAAGTAATGAAGAACGCCTTACTTTGATTTTTCGTTTTGAAAATCAAAAGCAGGCAGCATTAAATATGATTGTAGAAACTTTGAAGGAGAACGGCAATGATCAACTTTGATAAAGAACTTGTATTTCAATCTGTAGATGAAAATACAGAGCGGAGTATAGTCACCTATAGTGAATCAGTGATGGCAGTGAGGGTGAGATTTAAACAGACGACAGATTCAGTTACCCTTCATCATCATCCGGAAGAACAAATAACTCACATAGTAAGGGGAAGATTCCAATTTTTTGAAGGTGAGCATTCTTTTCTCGTACAAGCCGGTGATACTTTGAGGTTTGAAAAGAACCAACCACATGGCTGTATTGTTTTAGAACCAAATTCGGAAGTGCTGGATATTTTTACACCTGCAAGAAAAGATTTTCTATAATAAAAAGTATCTGCATGAATTTTAAAATTCATGCAGATACTTTTTATGCTTTAATAGTCACAAATTTCACTGTAATATACTCTTCTACGCCATAAGCGCCATTCTCTCTGCCGAACCCAGAGTGCTTCACACCGCCAAAAGGAGTTGCCGAGTGAGAAATTGCAACATCATTGACACCGACCATACCATAAGCCAGTTTTTTACTGACATTGTTGATCGTATGGATGTTATCAGAGAAGAAATACGAAGCTAAACCAAAAGGTGTGTCATTGGCAGCCTTGATCACTTCCTCTTCATCTGTAAAAGAAATCAGCGGGATAACAGGCCCAAAGGTTTCTTCATAGTAAATATCCATGTCGGTAGTGATGCCATCAATGACGGTTGGTTCAAAGAAGAATCCATCAGCGTAATCACCTTCAGTTAGCTGTTTGCCGCCGAAAAGGATTTTAGCTCCTTTGTCGGTTGCATCTTGGATTTGCTCAGCTACTTTTTCAAGACCGGATTTATTGATCAATGGACCAGTTGTTGGATCATCCAAGCCGTTACCAACAGTCACTTCTTTGATTTGTTCCACGATCATATTACTGACTTTTTCTTTGACCTCTTCGTGGATGAAAATTCGATTGGGAGAAGTACAAACCTGTCCGTTGTTTCTGAATTTTGCGGCAATGAGACTTTCGACAGCTTGTTCCAGATCAGCATCAGGGAAAATGATAAAAGGTGCGTGTCCGCCCAACTCCATAGAAACTTTTTTTAGGGTTGTTGCGGCTTGCTCATTCAGCAGTTTGCCTACTTCTGTTGAGCCGGTAAAGGTCAGTTTTTGAACATCATCTGAGGTAGAGAGTACTTCGCCGATCGGTTTTGATTTACCTAATACGACATTCACTACACCTGCAGGGAAACCTGCTTTATCAAATAGTTCCATTAGAGCCAGTGCAGAAAGCGGTGTTTCTGAAGAAGGCTTTAAAATAACCGTACAGCCAGCTGCAATAGCCGGTGCTATTTTTCTAACAATCATATTCGACGGGAAATTCCAAGGTGTGATGGCACCAACGACTCCGATTGCCTGCTTTTCTGCCAACCATTGATAGCCTGGTGGAGCAGGAATGATGTCTCCATAAATACGCTGTCCTTCGGCAGCGTTCCAACGAAG from Enterococcus sp. 9E7_DIV0242 includes these protein-coding regions:
- the efp gene encoding elongation factor P; amino-acid sequence: MIAISDLKSGMTFEQDGKLIKVLEASHHKPGKGNTVMRMKLKDVRSGSTTETTMRPDDKVKKAHIDTKPAQYLYSQDDVAIFMDMETYEQYEIPTETIEEELKYLLENMEIKIQFYGSEVIGITLPTTVILTVAETQPSIKGATVTGSGKPATMETGLVVNVPDFIESGEKLEINTQEGTYLKRAK
- a CDS encoding NAD-dependent succinate-semialdehyde dehydrogenase; translation: MARTDLPNVETRLYINGQWLDGSEGTKAVIDPATGKTLAKIQQGGKAEALKAVEAANAAFPKWTATPPDKRAALMNKVADLIDEEKDRLATIMTMEQGKPLKQALAEIQTNVENLRWNAAEGQRIYGDIIPAPPGYQWLAEKQAIGVVGAITPWNFPSNMIVRKIAPAIAAGCTVILKPSSETPLSALALMELFDKAGFPAGVVNVVLGKSKPIGEVLSTSDDVQKLTFTGSTEVGKLLNEQAATTLKKVSMELGGHAPFIIFPDADLEQAVESLIAAKFRNNGQVCTSPNRIFIHEEVKEKVSNMIVEQIKEVTVGNGLDDPTTGPLINKSGLEKVAEQIQDATDKGAKILFGGKQLTEGDYADGFFFEPTVIDGITTDMDIYYEETFGPVIPLISFTDEEEVIKAANDTPFGLASYFFSDNIHTINNVSKKLAYGMVGVNDVAISHSATPFGGVKHSGFGRENGAYGVEEYITVKFVTIKA
- a CDS encoding LacI family DNA-binding transcriptional regulator, with the protein product MAVTMKDVAEHAGVSKSTVSQYLNKRYNYMSEETKRKIEATIKELNYTPNQIARSLKQKRTNVIAIVAATLSSRFTTELVSTIEKFFAEKGIDVIVASTDDKHEKEYKYVESLISRQVDGVIVFPTVENRGYYQGLKEKKFPLVFVDRELAGSLVDTILLDNRAAGKMATEYLIERNHKKIGILTFPLGKNDSITTRRERLNGYLEALTEYNISVDKKMIIQTTREQVFDQLDQLFAQKNHPTALILTNDMLLEEALLWAKNRNVSLPEDVSLISIDDVSFAHFFTPTITTISQPVREMGEQAATLLFQQIQGENSKDSQTILFLPELKSRESVKKL
- a CDS encoding heparinase II/III domain-containing protein, with the translated sequence MRIDFRKNVQTKAENFDLLIQELGGFMDDWQDDPKWLSGWRHNYFCDQDGTFLNYEPSQPKEHRCTTCGKIYTDQKKNNAWVTITRNKTISAMRYATVLYLKTDQQRYLDFVKKTLLFYAQNYNEFPVHIKNTILTDMGEYERVQGDIEKGLVYFDPRTTDWLFADYEIQFQGPGKIMAQGLSEAIALIRMLFCYTVLQEEFEEEEKEQLVEQLIRPARIFLKQQQFIAHNITLWRETAIQIMDLITGEFSEEQLQRPYGIYEHLKTGLTKDGFWYEGSVHYHHYVLEALSYLAYFMMLYEKKDQYLEESITEMAMFSYHLAFETGIFPNPNDGWPNVNLKTYLNVFELAAAAYEENHTLQDIYQAVKQLAIPRQPLPIEDELYLENSSTTGVLINCSKRYTKQIEKGTKHFTNSKLSVLRNRTFNIFMKYGVLSLSHAHFDPYSIEFTVKDELFSKDLSNVGYGSELVHRWYNTPLGHNSIIIDEQFNNILYHSALEEASDTSLTVRSNDIYEDTQVSRSIDLKERRFTVCSKVKTKRESTIDIVQHFDKESLVIINGENLSEAREIPLYKEHLNEEIVHSSNKMIDQNTLDLRDNETRTTIHFNSERPFTVYIMKTVGNPSNEERLTLIFRFENQKQAALNMIVETLKENGNDQL
- a CDS encoding PTS sugar transporter subunit IIC → MEGSQKRRLGDRFAEFAVRIGGEVHLQALRDTFAILMPFFVLAGLGTLINSVIFPYIFTGDTLNNLKVWGALINNATLNICGLLVAPICAYTLARHKKFTNAIGAAAVAIAALITFMPISNTIIPVEMEDAVVIEGVVLFKNLGTQSMFAGVIVGLLVTELFMKLANNKKIQIPMGENVPPQVGKSFEAMIPTILTIAGCALISACLIVLVKMDLITLIATMIQEPLRKINTSLPGFLLIFTLGNLLFTFGIHQAVIFGTVLEPLLIANINDNALAFSNGETPPHILTKPFVTVFTQMGGTGCTISLLFAILIFSKYQASRRVGQLALGPGIFNINEPLIYGFPIVFNLPMMIPFVGIPFLFSIIGYVLTSIGFVAKTVVFIPWMTPPLVSGYLATGGDWRAVIIQVLLIVLATIIYLPFLRISETISKKQAVEG
- a CDS encoding MurR/RpiR family transcriptional regulator, which gives rise to MQSAVILKIISLESTFTTSEYEISQFVIDNPDFVITNTITTLARKINTSEASINRFCKKIGYKGFNKFKIALAQSNTQFDKISDESIDDSNLLEYVTHDYQKMLLNTCALLDEKTIEDAASAITLSRKIFILSIYNTSFISDEFAFKLRQIGLDVMSLKESLEAQLSIENMNSDSLLIAVVPSIISKDVIPFLSNIKKKNVKTMLLSGNDNPKINDLIDIKIITPDHVMANNPLVLTNSPMISLIFDIIYATILRDNRGLRQRKLSSDTIINSFQSADSSKYEW
- a CDS encoding cupin domain-containing protein, whose amino-acid sequence is MINFDKELVFQSVDENTERSIVTYSESVMAVRVRFKQTTDSVTLHHHPEEQITHIVRGRFQFFEGEHSFLVQAGDTLRFEKNQPHGCIVLEPNSEVLDIFTPARKDFL